A stretch of Clostridium formicaceticum DNA encodes these proteins:
- a CDS encoding CsxC family protein, giving the protein MLYKQSIKKQPNVVVAKYPKKEVCPPKKSDCVKVSNGSISTCENTPTPITAVTSGAVVKVPVVLAELTVQIDVSSIIDLPEKALEIKDIKKRLKITQCLLLQNTNKLFIKGFVRKNIEYATCDCANDQGFCGNIRHCTVDVPFECTTPVTFNGANPLPVIGTTREEFEYFRREDLKQPKFADKDELLSGDFSEFNQISTEFFNELPFCELISSRIVEFDEFLNRKRPEKSKLPFEEKYFDKIEEKMVIFVTLKVLQNQQVAVPAVDMVEDADCGC; this is encoded by the coding sequence ATGTTGTACAAACAAAGTATTAAAAAACAGCCAAATGTAGTAGTAGCTAAATATCCTAAAAAAGAGGTTTGTCCGCCGAAGAAAAGTGATTGTGTAAAGGTTAGCAATGGAAGTATTAGCACCTGTGAAAACACACCAACACCTATAACTGCCGTGACTTCCGGTGCAGTAGTTAAAGTACCTGTTGTGTTAGCTGAATTAACAGTCCAAATTGATGTTAGTTCAATTATTGATCTTCCTGAAAAAGCATTAGAAATCAAGGACATTAAGAAACGCTTAAAGATCACTCAATGCTTATTGCTTCAAAACACCAATAAACTTTTCATCAAAGGATTTGTCCGTAAAAACATTGAATATGCAACATGTGATTGTGCAAATGATCAAGGTTTCTGTGGAAATATCCGCCACTGTACAGTGGATGTTCCTTTTGAATGTACAACACCAGTTACTTTCAACGGGGCTAATCCATTGCCGGTAATCGGAACAACTAGAGAAGAATTTGAGTACTTTAGAAGAGAAGATTTAAAACAACCTAAATTTGCTGATAAAGATGAACTGCTTTCAGGCGACTTTTCTGAGTTTAACCAAATCAGCACAGAATTTTTTAATGAGCTTCCATTCTGTGAACTAATCAGCAGCAGAATTGTAGAATTTGATGAGTTTCTCAACAGAAAACGTCCAGAAAAGAGTAAACTTCCTTTCGAAGAAAAATACTTTGATAAAATAGAAGAAAAAATGGTTATCTTTGTAACTTTAAAAGTGTTGCAAAACCAACAAGTAGCTGTTCCTGCTGTAGATATGGTCGAAGATGCAGATTGTGGTTGCTAG
- a CDS encoding replication-associated recombination protein A yields the protein MKPLADKIRPSRLEDLVGQEHIIGEKKLINRILASKIIPNMIFYGPSGTGKTTLANILAKNSHKKFFKLNGTQANTDDIKHIIAQIGTIDSLNGILLYIDEIHYLNKRQQQSILEFIENGDITLIGSTTENINFSIFKAILSRCITIEFKELTVDHIIESLKRAISLVKEEKSIQINYDITALKYISEVSSGDLRRALNTLELVINTYALHNSQEIFIDMEKAKECSQSKIINYDRNGDGHYNLLSYFQKSIRGSDPDASTHALARLVESGDLNAICRRLLVIASEDIGLAYPQAIVIVKACVDAALQLGFPEARIPLAQATVLLSILPKSNTAYTAINAALDDLHRLDVGTIPPHLCDTHANIAVHNKTKYLYPHDYPNHYVKQQYMPDNLKDKTYYEYGKNKFEQSIKDHWKKIKTQK from the coding sequence ATGAAACCATTAGCTGATAAAATTAGACCGTCTCGATTAGAAGATCTAGTTGGTCAAGAGCATATTATTGGCGAAAAAAAACTAATAAACAGAATTCTAGCCTCTAAAATAATTCCTAATATGATCTTTTATGGTCCTTCAGGAACAGGCAAGACAACTTTAGCAAATATTTTAGCGAAAAATTCTCACAAAAAGTTTTTTAAGCTTAACGGTACACAAGCGAATACGGATGATATTAAACACATCATTGCACAAATCGGTACAATAGATTCTTTGAATGGTATATTACTTTACATAGATGAGATTCATTATCTAAATAAACGTCAACAGCAGTCTATTCTTGAATTTATAGAAAATGGTGATATAACACTTATAGGCAGTACAACGGAGAACATAAATTTTTCAATTTTTAAAGCAATACTTAGCAGATGTATTACGATTGAATTTAAAGAATTAACCGTTGATCATATCATCGAAAGTTTGAAAAGAGCTATATCTTTAGTAAAGGAAGAAAAATCCATACAAATAAATTATGATATAACTGCACTAAAATATATTTCTGAAGTGTCTAGCGGTGATTTGAGGAGAGCCCTCAATACTTTGGAACTCGTCATTAATACCTATGCATTGCATAATTCGCAAGAAATTTTTATTGATATGGAAAAAGCTAAAGAATGTTCACAGAGTAAAATTATAAATTATGATAGAAATGGAGATGGTCATTATAACTTGCTAAGTTATTTTCAAAAAAGCATTCGGGGGTCTGATCCAGATGCAAGTACCCATGCTCTTGCACGTCTAGTAGAAAGTGGAGACTTAAACGCAATTTGTAGAAGATTGCTGGTTATAGCATCGGAGGATATCGGCTTAGCCTATCCTCAAGCAATAGTAATCGTCAAAGCCTGCGTAGATGCTGCTCTCCAGCTTGGCTTCCCAGAGGCAAGAATCCCTTTAGCCCAAGCTACTGTGTTATTGTCCATATTGCCCAAATCCAATACAGCCTATACAGCCATCAATGCTGCATTAGATGATTTACACAGATTAGATGTAGGGACAATTCCCCCTCATTTATGTGATACCCACGCCAATATAGCTGTTCATAACAAAACCAAGTATCTCTATCCCCATGATTACCCTAATCATTATGTTAAACAGCAATATATGCCTGATAATTTAAAAGATAAAACCTACTATGAATATGGAAAAAATAAATTTGAGCAATCCATTAAAGACCACTGGAAAAAGATCAAAACTCAGAAATAA
- a CDS encoding DUF3343 domain-containing protein, translated as MQQKSIIDKYYIAVFDSRNHAMQLHQHLKKMNLNQFQLISTPCKIKAGCSYSIKFLNLEDAKVLMEEADKMKKKISSIYSAERINKARVLKKLKSI; from the coding sequence ATGCAACAAAAAAGTATAATAGATAAGTATTATATTGCTGTATTTGATTCTAGAAACCATGCTATGCAGCTACACCAACATTTGAAAAAAATGAATCTTAATCAATTTCAATTAATTTCTACCCCATGTAAAATTAAAGCAGGTTGTAGCTATTCAATAAAATTTTTAAACTTAGAAGACGCAAAGGTATTAATGGAAGAAGCAGATAAAATGAAAAAGAAAATTTCAAGTATTTATAGTGCTGAAAGAATTAACAAAGCTAGAGTATTAAAAAAATTAAAATCTATTTAA